Proteins encoded within one genomic window of Diorhabda sublineata isolate icDioSubl1.1 chromosome 1, icDioSubl1.1, whole genome shotgun sequence:
- the LOC130452433 gene encoding lymphocyte expansion molecule has translation MQKRKTITAVPHPPFLFATKKFATIGLHPSLDKSGSQRKPISHAGPGTYDPKFPTCSFKNGYLWKLKVESEHFSEYRGDRNPKLLEEAAFQKTLGGPGTNDVNESIYQRQRDSVFDNVGMGIGKRFVHITPDSPPMNTYFRKLSDFSTFKKKQMSDTATFEFDGFIDRFKSNVPSYLLPSNIYNITKYDGKNTADITKRVVSSRGPYELFTGPRDLTTIKNYFAPPSFHPPEYFYVKPSDLDFLLRHSSKSKTGKFLKGNRFTKKPYVRHMLNDLSLCYRNPKDPGPAYYNVESYGSITKKPPNLHAFNTSKPVARPPPANWTIFPGPGRYTPKSPKCMKQKRPSWVFLSKAERKIVQEIDYAAF, from the coding sequence ATGCAAAAAAGGAAAACTATAACGGCCGTACCTCATCCACCATTTCTAtttgcaacaaaaaaatttgcgACTATAGGACTCCATCCGTCTTTGGACAAATCTGGGAGTCAAAGGAAACCAATTTCTCACGCTGGACCAGGTACTTACGATCCTAAATTTCCAACATGCTCTTTTAAAAACGGATATCTTTGGAAATTGAAGGTAGAAAGCGAACATTTTTCAGAGTATCGCGGCGATAGAAATCCAAAATTGCTAGAAGAAGCAGCGTTTCAGAAAACTTTAGGAGGTCCCGGTACAAATGATGTTAATGAATCTATTTATCAGAGACAACGTGATTCTGTATTCGATAATGTTGGTATGGGAATCGGTAAAAGGTTTGTCCATATAACTCCCGATAGTCCTCCGATGAATACGTATTTTCGGAAACTTAgtgatttttcaacttttaagaAGAAACAGATGTCTGACACAGCTACTTTCGAATTTGACGGATTTATAGATCGCTTTAAGTCTAATGTTCCATCATATTTATTACCTTCTAATATCTATAACATCACGAAATACGATGGTAAAAACACAGCAGATATAACCAAAAGAGTAGTATCCTCAAGAGGTCCTTACGAATTATTCACTGGCCCAAGAGATCTAACTACTATAAAAAACTACTTCGCACCACCTAGTTTTCATCCTCCCGAATATTTTTACGTGAAACCAAGTGATTTGGACTTTCTGCTTCGCCATTCCTCCAAATCAAAAACCGGAAAGTTTCTAAAGGGAAACAGATTCACGAAGAAACCCTATGTTAGACATATGCTGAACGATCTAAGTTTATGCTATAGAAATCCGAAGGATCCAGGTCCGGCATATTATAATGTGGAAAGTTATGGGAGCATAACAAAAAAACCACCAAATTTACATGCTTTTAATACATCAAAACCGGTTGCAAGACCCCCACCGGCAAACTGGACTATATTTCCTGGACCTGGTAGATATACACCGAAGTCTCCTAAATGtatgaaacagaagagaccatCGTGGGTATTTCTATCAAAGGCGGAGAGGAAGATTGTCCAAGAAATTGATTATGCTGCTTTTtga